One window of the Anopheles cruzii chromosome 2, idAnoCruzAS_RS32_06, whole genome shotgun sequence genome contains the following:
- the LOC128278396 gene encoding uncharacterized protein LOC128278396: MADLPDDVRRLHADVERVVMRNRVIDLDKNRIKCRNRNRIWPRPSSFLSFFKQSLGSSSSASSSSILTSGGGDGDAGAGSDAVDDPGPLSDRAASQPPSGRPAAAGVPQQKLDLNMIRKLEEEIYKRGREQRPPDEEAKDFHEFYFNHGPGRGRPGRRPGSERKTFTGADTSAFNGTDHRAVLLVDPSALEPLLLKRPLSEDESRLIPPPTPLPPQQQKEGPKSIIIVDNSRYYPVLMRYDINADQIERQREQQLQFRRQRTEKLKIDTGAPVVVPKSCRPAPPSAPVTAPARRSAAANLFQRFLQQRRSLNLSVRRKNRGGGAGAGGRCPPPECPQLPPPEPIVRRRPPVPVGDGADRRRSVEPNKLKFEYLKRMARYDCPPKQGLQQGRRVASEPDLVSRQNWKSDGFVQHLRRYRLHWSTGDLGSLGRMVESGRNFENIFDSTSDHLSARLSGATAIATATHVTSSSSSSSVPLSTGGSGSTLSSTATNSTTGSSSSGQQQRVLQRRLAAALGGRHPGGAGTKPPISAQSATSLAAAAGSGSGNGLLRKKSSSFRGVLRRTNTPDVVNTWVYRKSYDGSGNGLGEPPYHRGHGSPHASPSRYSYANSTAKGGPLLQHWRTSSAGASDFKRNSRLRSSANAALAAVGGSHGHQQHHQHHHQHHHHSGNMGDLNVPRGHSPHFSPSRQTTQTGDTQTLHVHLPNQGFRMIRFDEASDVRQIINLIVGWMSPGHKTNPQSYALRLRHMLTKEVLWMPPDTSMSQVMAHIYNPSCSNADCPNVDKSTIAKRMQQKASGAVGHANSVWKAELRVRYIPKSLRELYEKDRTTCHFYFDQVKQDYIQSNVPHIDPDTAVQLCCLGIRHYYKDTNHTSSDRKQHLDYVEKEMGFGNFLPKTVIDTIKQKNLKKQIQAGYKKVYGYTEMEYMLKFFDLLRTQYTFDQEQFNVQLSSGWNIRVDLIIGPHVGLSYSVNPQAPPTKVTDFDSIERITTSVLATSLTKSIADQSKPGRDQPDLTSSCGGASAAASSSASSGSESGSRKDGGKRSGGAAAGAQCACGEIKTQLRIRVAGNSEDLAITCDGIKTSESIADLVDGYCRLFNNNDASLWDRSAAVIPKGAVGSGTPTGSATNSLEKSQLKRSLTESQTAAAVAAGESTRSSTDRLNGSGACSSGEDAQTQAPQAPKPTLNEDYAELGMCDDEGDYSTPAARDYELDRTQITLNDIIGVGQFGDVHIGTCRLPKQSTLVSKLNQSLTAEFDEYSQLVMDSGNAEAQKTGIIQVAVKTCKPDADTTTSEKFLQEAYIMKKFEHPHIIKLIGISSGPPIWIVMELARHGELRAYLKKNGSKMKLGTLLLYSYQLSTALSYLESKKFVHRDIAARNVLVSSPTCIKLADFGLSRWVEDQSYYTSTKGMLPIKWMAPESINFRRFTTASDVWMFGVCTWEILMLGVKPFQGVKNCDVIGKLENGERLPLPANCPPRLYSLMSQCWSLEPHKRPNFKNVKETLHEILMEERHTDCETMRRENRRVAAMSWGAGDDMAPPKPARGPTMGADGPLMPSAPQTYIVARDPTVLAALMRENEQRGINPSSYTTPASVFNTLAVDLDPSAPPSNTDNAQAAKELAVANLPLKTVPLPVTELNKLDPTIEESIAVEVDTYVAHPLLPSSSQVPLDEQWSRSENPYGGAIATGGEELQSADALDRYKNPQDILVLSANNNLISMSQSSSFATQQPPPATAATGGPVLPPSLSSSPISSVSGGSHHPSHHHHHHHHGPPQPGAVAYPVPCEIINALTQQTHSIEPTYKAIQQKQAQCSGTAAAATALNPQLMNNNFMHSNAQQQHQTQQPYYPQGNAIVTYQQYHAQQQQALAAEQYYQQQHYALQQQQAAANYSPYGCAPGAGGPSYPSPAYVKSPQQEESQPGGAKSRSLERNVGQNIVSAYAARINSLERTRQMSMEYGGGGGGSGGGGSAKAMRSNSLTRQYSGGTQSDLYPGVGHGVRSASLERGAPGPPGSYMARMGSLERNQHQQQQQQQQQQQQQSSQSIFLNSIKGGSLERNQSAAIVSDMISGGKMAYKGGSLERNQHILMSRGGGGSLERNMPFQNYRSPVAAAPKEQEPFQEEIYDFGGVNVKSCASIALKKSVEKGMLPPSSLAVSPGLPTGGANFALPPPYSSAAKQQQGTPQRAHWGVPAAIHQQQQMYAQQAMNPGSGMLLSQGQVPGPSGPIIGIASSQQVQIPMKISHSQTIAQQAQPALGPQMASSIAQPPVGHSVAEPAPAAMGQTQQQQPVPQIQETQQNLEEKLRKQQQESEIDSKWLQQEENNLKKRLSLITAAAGNMSLEQQQQQCGVAVPPDGGGTPPVNGGGSSSLSGSYHSQQSPHFSPQNTMSGPQSLGDHYPTTPNTTDSRPHTPGSGGGMIKSKSSSMERCTTPQSGDEKFAVKKVEPTKTMPLDRTNDMVYNATTSVVKSIMALSQGVDRAQAPEYLNLVRNVGIELRALLGAVDQLSTNFPAQCHKEVEMAHKVLSKDMHELVTAMRLAQQYSETTLDADYRKSMLAAAHVLAMDAKNLLDVVDSIRVRYPTLFQRQTSVPGSPTQRQHQGSTSASGNSTTTAYPSTVQPAFVQQHSFDHQSLLMGPGGECYQNLQPKHQLLAHSSPPTSLTHSYEATAPSATTAAPTLTYVGQQQSGIYDNECIISQQPVPPPGQEVGRLKKPVIAAKPPAVVAMASVKLKPVAAVDPSAGSTEGCEMYSNTGAVPGTDIKLPDPVSCTIVQENLLAANNQKVMATNKL; the protein is encoded by the exons aTGGCCGATCTGCCGGATGATGTCAGGCGGCTGCACGCGGACGTCGAGCGGGTGGTGATGCGCAACCGTGTGATCGACCTGGACAAGAACCGCATCAAGTGCCGCAACCGGAACCGTATCTGGCCACGGCCGTCCAGTTTTCTGAGCTTCTTCAAGCAATCACTCGGCTCATCGAGCTCGGCCTCGTCTTCCAGCATACTgaccagtggtggtggtgatggtgatgctggtgcCGGCTCTGATGCTGTGGATGACCCCGGTCCGCTCAGTGATCGGGCCGCTTCGCAGCCACCGTCTGggcgtccggcggcggcgggtgttCCACAGCAAAAGCTGGACCTTAACATGATCCGCAAGCTGGAGGAGGAGATCTACAAGCGCGGCCGGGAGCAGCGACCCCCGGACGAGGAGGCGAAAGACTTCCACGAGTTCTACTTCAaccacgggccgggccgtggtcGGCCCGGGCGCCGTCCCGGCTCGGAGCGCAAGACGTTCACGGGTGCCGATACGAGCGCCTTCAACGGGACCGATCACCGTGCCGTCTTGCTGGTCGACCCGAGCGCTCTGGAGCCGCTGCTGTTGAAGCGACCGCTCAGCGAGGACGAATCGCGGTTAAtaccgccgccgacaccgctaccgccccagcagcagaaggaggGCCCCAaatcgatcatcatcgtcgacaACAGCCGCTACTATCCGGTGCTGATGCGGTACGACATCAACGCGGACCAGATCGAACGCCAGCGGGAACAGCAGCTGCAGTTCCGCCGTCAGCGGACGGAAAAGCTTAAAATAGACAccggtgccccggtggtggtgccgaaaAGCTGCCGGCCAGCGCCGCCATCAGCGCCAGTGACGGCACCCGCCCGACGATCTGCGGCCGCGAACCTCTTTCAGCGCTTCCTACAGCAACGGCGCAGTCTGAACCTCTCGGTGCGCCGCAAgaaccgtggcggtggcgctggcgctggtgggcGATGCCCACCACCCGAGTGTCCCCAgctgccaccaccggaacccaTCGTACGACGGCGTCCTCCCGTCCCAGTGGGCGATGGGGCCGATCGGAGGCGATCGGTGGAGCCGAACAAGCTGAAGTTCGAGTATCTGAAGCGGATGGCCCGGTACGACTGTCCACCCAAGCAGGGGCTTCAGCAGGGACGGCGAGTGGCAAGCGAACCGGATCTGGTGTCACGGCAGAACTGGAAGAGTGACGGGTTCGTGCAGCACCTGCGGCGCTACCGACTGCACTGGAGCACCGGGGACCTGGGTAGCCTTGGCCGGATGGTCGAGAGTGGCAGAAActttgaaaacatttttgacAGCACCAGCGACCACCTGTCCGCCCGACTGTCCGGTGCCacggccatcgccaccgctACCCATGTGACGTCCAGTTCGAGCTCTTCGTCGGTGCCCCTGTCGACGGGAGGCTCCGGATCGACACTCTCTTCCACGGCGACCAACTCCACGACGGGGAGTAGTTCttctggccagcagcaacgcGTGCTGCAGCGCCGCCTGGCGGCCGCACTCGGTGGTAGGCATCCGGGGGGTGCTGGCACCAAACCACCCATTTCGGCCCAGTCCGCCACCtcactggcggccgccgccggctctGGTTCCGGCAACGGCCTCTTGCGAAAGAAGTCCTCCTCGTTCCGCGGCGTCCTACGCCGCACCAACACTCCGGACGTCGTCAACACGTGGGTGTACCGCAAAAG CTACGATGGTTCCGGAAACGGTCTAGGAGAGCCCCCGTACCACCGGGGGCACGGTAGCCCGCACGCGTCGCCCTCGCGCTACTCCTACGCCAACAGCACTGCCAAGGGTGGGCCGCTCCTCCAGCATTGGCGCACGTCCAGTGCCGGTGCGTCGGACTTCAAACGCAACTCACGTCTCCGGAGTTCGGCCAACGCAGCCCTCGCCGCTGTTGGAGGCTCCCacggccatcagcagcaccatcagcaccaccaccagcaccatcatcacagCGGCAACATGGGTGATCTGAATGTACCGCGTGGCCACTCGCCCCACTTCAGCCCATCGCGGCAGACGA CGCAAACGGGAGATACGCAGACGCTGCACGTGCACCTGCCGAACCAGGGCTTCCGGATGATCCGGTTCGACGAGGCGTCGGACGTGCGGCAGATCATCAACCTGATCGTGGGCTGGATGTCGCCGGGTCACAAAACGAACCCGCAGAGCTACGCGCTCCGGCTGCGCCACATGCTTACCAAAGAGGTCCTCTGGATGCCACCGGACACGTCGATGTCGCAGGTGATGGCCCACATCTACAACCCGTCCTGCAGCAACGCGGACTGCCCGAACGTGGACAAGAGCACGATCGCGAAGCGGATGCAGCAGAAGGCGAGCGGGGCAGTGGGGCACGCGAACAGCGTGTGGAAGGCGGAGCTGCGTGTCCGGTACATCCCGAAGAGCTTGCGCGAGCTGTACGAGAAGGACCGCACCACGTGCCACTTCTACTTCGACCAGGTCAAGCAGGACTACATCCAGTCGAACGTGCCGCACATCGACCCGGACACGGCGGTCCAGCTGTGCTGCCTCGGCATCCGGCACTACTACAAAGACACTAACCATACCTCGagcgaccggaagcagcaTCTTGACTACGTCGAGAAGGAGATGGGCTTCGGCAACTTTCTACCGAAAACTGTGATAGATACGATTAAACAGAAGAACCTGAAGAAGCAGATCCAGGCCGGCTACAAGAAGGTGTACGGCTACACGGAGATGGAGTACATGCTCAAGTTCTTCGATCTCCTCCGCACGCAGTACACGTTCGACCAGGAGCAGTTCAACGTGCAGCTGAGCAGCGGCTGGAACATTCGCGTCGATCTCATCATCGGCCCGCACGTGGGCCTCTCGTACTCGGTCAACCCGCAGGCCCCGCCGACGAAGGTGACCGACTTCGACAGCATCGAGCGCATCACCACCAGCGTGCTGGCGACGTCGCTGACGAAGAGCATCGCTGACCAGTCGAAGCCAGGCCGGGATCAGCCGGATCTGACGAGTTCGTGCGGCggggcgtcggcggcggctagCAGCAGTGCCTCGTCCGGGAGCGAGTCCGGCAGCCGGAAGGACGGGGGCAAGCGATCGGGcggtgcggcggcgggtgCGCAGTGCGCTTGCGGTGAGATCAAGACGCAGCTGCGGATCCGCGTGGCCGGCAACAGCGAAGACCTGGCGATCACCTGTGATGGTATTAAGACTTCCGAGAGCATAGCGGATCTAGTCGATGGTTACTGTAGGTtgttcaacaacaacgacgccaGCCTGTGGGACCGGAGCGCGGCCGTCATACCAAAGGGGGCCGTGGGGTCCGGGACCCCGACCGGGAGTGCTACGAATTCGCTCGAGAAGAGCCAGCTCAAGCGCAGCCTCACGGAGTcacaaacggcggcggcggtggccgctggAGAGTCCACCCGATCGAGCACGGACCGGTTGAACGGCAGCGGGGCGTGTAGTAGTGGTGAGGACGCACAGACACAGGCCCCGCaggcaccgaaaccgacgcTCAACGAGGACTACGCCGAGCTGGGAATGTGCGATGACGAGGGCGACTACTCGACACCGGCCGCCCGGGACTACGAGCTCGATCGGACGCAGATCACACTGAACGACATCATTGGCGTCGGTCAGTTCGGCGACGTACACATCGGCACGTGCCGGCTGCCGAAGCAGTCGACGCTGGTCAGCAAGCTGAACCAATCGCTGACGGCCGAGTTCGACGAGTACTCGCAGCTGGTGATGGACAGCGGGAATGCCGAGGCACAGAAGACGGGCATCATACAGGTGGCGGTCAAGACGTGCAAACCGGACGCGGACACTACGACGTCGGAGAAGTTCCTGCAGGAAGCAT ACATTATGAAAAAGTTCGAGCACCCGCACATTATCAAGCTGATCGGAATCTCCAGCGGTCCGCCGatttggatcgtgatggagTTGGCGCGCCACGGCGAGCTGCGGGCGTATCtgaagaaaaacggttccaa GATGAAGCTGGGAACTCTTCTGCTGTACTCGTACCAGCTGTCGACGGCGCTCAGCTATCTGGAATCGAAAAAGTTCGTTCACCGCGATATCGCCGCACGCAACGTGCTCGTTAGCTCACCGACGTGTATTAAG CTTGCCGATTTTGGACTCTCAAGATGGGTTGAAGACCAGTCTTACTACACTTCCACCAAAGGGATGCTTCCGATCAAGTGGATGGCACCGGAATCGATCAACTTTCGGCGTTTTACGACGGCCAGCGATGTGTGGATGTTTG GTGTTTGCACGTGGGAGATTCTCATGCTGGGCGTGAAACCATTCCAGGGGGTGAAGAACTGCGATGTGATCGGAAAGCTGGAGAACGGTGAACGTTTGCCGCTGCCGGCGAACTGTCCGCCGCGCCTCTACTCGCTAATGTCCCAGTGCTGGTCACTGGAGCCGCACAAGCGACCCAACTTTAAGAATGTCAAGGAAACGCTCCA CGAGATTCTGATGGAGGAACGCCACACGGACTGTGAGACGATGCGCCGCGAGAACCGTCGGGTGGCCGCAATGTCGTGGGGAGCCGGTGACGATATGGCACCACCGAAGCCGGCCCGAGGACCGACAATGGGTG CCGATGGTCCCCTTATGCCGAGTGCACCGCAGACCTACATCGTTGCCCGTGACCCGACCGTGCTGGCGGCGCTAATGCGCGAGAACGAGCAGCGGGGCATCAACCCGTCGTCGTACACGACACCAGCCTCGGTATTTAACACCCTAGCCGTAGACCTTGACCCTAGCGCACCACCAAGCAATACTGATAACGCCCAGGCAGCCAAAGAGCTCGCCGTCGCTAACCTTCCGCTGAAAACCGTTCCCCTGCCCGTGACCGAGCTGAACAAGCTCGATCCCACCATCGAGGAGTCGATCGCGGTAGAAGTGGACACTTACGTTGCCCATCCACTACTGCCATCCTCCTCGCAGGTTCCGCTCGACGAGCAGTGGAGTAGGAGTGAAAACCCGTACGGTGGTGCGATCGCCACCGGCGGGGAGGAACTCCAGAGTGCCGATGCTTTGGACCGCTACAAAAATCCGCAGGATATTCTGGTCCTTTCCGCTAACAATAATCTCATTTCGATGTCGCAAAGCTCGTCCTTCGCTACGCAgcaaccgccaccggccaccgccgctacCGGTGGGCCAGTGCTTCCTCCCTCCCTTTCATCTTCGCCCATCTCGTCGGTGAGTGGCGGTTCCCATCATccatcccaccaccaccaccaccatcatcacggtCCTCCGCAACCGGGTGCCGTGGCTTACCCGGTGCCGTGTGAAATCATCAACGCACTCACCCAGCAAACCCACTCGATCGAGCCGACCTATAAGGCCATCCAGCAGAAGCAAGCCCAGTGttccggcaccgccgccgccgcgacggCCCTTAATCCGCAGTTGATGAACAATAATTTCATGCATTCGAacgcccagcagcaacaccagacGCAACAGCCGTACTATCCGCAGGGCAACGCGATCGTGACGTACCAGCAGTACCatgcgcagcagcagcaagcccTTGCCGCCGAGCAgtactaccagcagcagcactacgccctgcagcaacagcaggcgGCCGCCAATTATTCGCCGTACGGTTGTGCGCCCGGCGCTGGCGGTCCGTCGTATCCCTCGCCGGCGTACGTCAAGTCTCCGCAGCAGGAGGAGTCACAACCGGGCGGTGCCAAGTCCCGTAGTCTCGAGCGAAACGTGGGCCAGAACATTGTGTCGGCGTACGCCGCCCGTATCAACTCGCTGGAGCGTACGCGCCAAATGAGCATGGAgtacggtggtggcggcggcggctccggtggtggcggatcGGCCAAAGCCATGCGTTCCAACTCTCTCACGCGCCAGTACAGTGGAGGAACTCAGTCCGATCTCTACCCAGGCGTTGGGCACGGGGTTCGTTCCGCCAGCCTGGAACGGGGAGCGCCTGGTCCGCCGGGAAGCTACATGGCCCGTATGGGAAGCCTGGAGCGCaatcagcaccagcaacagcagcagcagcaacagcagcaacagcagcagtcgtcGCAATCGATCTTCCTGAACTCGATCAAGGGCGGCAGCCTGGAGCGCAATCAGTCGGCCGCGATCGTGAGCGATATGATAAGCGGCGGCAAGATGGCGTACAAGGGTGGCAGCCTGGAGCGCAACCAGCACATCCTGATGAGccggggcggtggcgggaGCCTGGAGCGCAACATGCCGTTCCAGAACTACCGcagcccggtggcggccgccccGAAGGAGCAGGAACCGTTTCAGGAGGAAATTTACGATTTTGGCGGAGTGAACGTTAAGTCGTGCGCATCGATCGCGCTGAAGAAGAGCGTCGAGAAGGGTATGCTGCCGCCCAGCTCGTTGGCCGTTTCACCCGGTCTACCGACGGGCGGGGCCAACTTTGCCCTACCGCCACCGTACAGTTCCGCTGCGAAGCAACAACAGGGAACACCGCAGAGGGCTCACTGGGGCGTGCCGGCGGCcatccatcagcagcagcaaatgtaCGCACAACAAGCCATGAACCCGGGAAGTGGTATGCTGTTGTCGCAGGGTCAGGTCCCTGGTCCCTCGGGGCCCATTATAGGCATTGCGTCCTCGCAGCAGGTACAGATCCCGATGAAGATCTCCCACAGCCAAACGATCGCCCAGCAAGCGCAACCAGCGCTTGGTCCGCAGATGGCCAGCTCGATCGCACAGCCACCGGTTGGACATTCGGTGGCCGAaccggcgccggcggccatGGGCCAGactcaacagcagcaaccagtGCCACAG ATCCAGGAAACGCAACAGAACCTCGAGGAGAAGCTGCGCAAACAGCAACAGGAGAGCGAAATCGATTCCAAGTGGCTGCAGCAGGAGGAAAACAATCTGAAGAAGCGGCTCAGTCTGATAACGGCGGCCGCTGGCAATATGTccctcgagcagcagcagcaacagtgcgGTGTAGCGGTTCCcccggacggtggtggcaCACCTCCGGTTAATGGTGGCGGTTCGTCTTCGCTCTCCGGCAGCTACCATTCGCAGCAAAGTCCACACTTTTCACCCCAGAACACCATGTCCGGGCCGCAAAGCTTGGGTGACCACTACCCCACCACACCGAATACGACCGATTCGAG gccacacacacccggttccggtggtggaaTGATCAAATCGAAAAGTTCATCGATGGAACGGTGCACTACGCCGCAGTCGGGTGATGAGAAGTTTGCGGTGAAGAAGGTGGAACCGACCAAGACCATGCCGCTCGATCGGACGAACGATATGGTGTACAACGCGACCACGAGCGTGGTCAAGTCGATTATGGCACTCAGCCAGGGCGTCGATAGAGCGCAGGCACCCGAGTATCTGAATCTAGTCCGCAACGTTGGCATCGAGCTGAGGGCACTGCTGGGAGCGGTCGATCAACTGTCGACCAACTTTCCGGCGCAGTGTCACAA GGAGGTGGAAATGGCGCACAAAGTATTATCCAAAGACATGCACGAGCTGGTGACGGCCATGCGGCTGGCCCAACAGTACAGCGAGACAACGCTTGACGCCGATTACCGAAA GAGCATGCTGGCAGCGGCCCACGTGCTGGCGATGGATGCGAAAAATTTGCTCGATGTGGTCGATTCAATTCGCGTCCGCTATCCGACCCTCTTCCAGCGACAAACGAGCGTCCCGGGAAGTCCTACCCAGCGGCAGCACCAAGGCAgcacttccgcttccggcaactcgaccaccaccgcctaTCCGTCCACCGTCCAGCCCGCGTTTGTCCAGCAGCATTCCTTCGACCACCAGTCGCTCCTGATGGGGCCCGGTGGCGAGTGCTACCAGAATCTGCAACCAAAGCATCAGCTGCTGGCCCACAGCTCACCGCCAACATCACTCACACATTCCTACGAAGCGACAGCACCATCGGCGACGACAGCCGCACCGACCCTCACGTACGTTGGTCAGCAGCAGAGCGGTATCTACGACAATGAGTGCATCATAAGTCAgcagccggtgccgccgcccgggcAGGAGGTGGGCAGGTTGAAAAAACCGGTCATCGCGGCCAAACCACCGGCGGTCGTGGCGATGGCATCGGTAAAGCTGAAACCTGTCGCTGCTGTCGACCCATCCGCCGGCAGCACCGAGGGCTGCGAGATGTACTCCAATACGGGTGCCGTCCCTGGGACGGACATTAAGCTTCCCGATCCCGTATCGTGTACGATCGTGCAAGAGAATCTGCTCGCCGCCAACAACCAGAAAGTGATGGCAACGAATAAACTGTGA